Below is a genomic region from Augochlora pura isolate Apur16 chromosome 2, APUR_v2.2.1, whole genome shotgun sequence.
AACGTTCGTGTCGCCTTTCCTGACACGATACATGTAATTAGATGAAACGGGGCAGCACCTTGAGAAATATTACATTGCATGCTTGAAAATGTCCTCAGAGACTTCCCGAAATGATGTGCCAAATGTCGTATCGAGACTGCATAATTTGCGTTTAAGTCAGGACGATGGAGATGAATCCGAACCAAATGCAAGTGTGAATCATGTTGCATCTGGAGACTCATCTCCAGAGACTATTCGAAACACCCAACCAATTGGTAATGTCACACTTTCACGTGCTAGACGCGCACTGAATTTTGTTTATGATGAAGATCAACCAACAACCTCTATGGCTAGAAGTGGAGAATCTTCGTTTTCTAATGGGGATAAGTAAGTATCTAAATAAAGTGTACATCACACTTTGAATGAATATATTCCAATTGTTTAAAACGTTTAGTAATTCATTTTACTAATTCCATTGGTATTGATGCTTTAGTAGGCCTCCAACAAATGCAGCAAATACATTGCATTTAGAAGAACGATCTGAGAGTAATGTTGCCTTTGAAAATACATCCACGAATAATCAGACTACTGTTGCATATAATTGGCAGGGTACAAAAGCTACAATGCGTGAAAGAATTgtctttctatttaataatgaaatattgtctGATGTAAGCTTCATAGTAGGGAGAGGAGCACAAAAACAGCGTATACCAGCTCATAAACTAGTCCTATCTTCTGGAAGTGCAGTTTTTGATGCAATGTTCAATGGAACACTTGCTACAACTTCTTCAGAAATAGAAGTACCTGATGTAGAACCAGTTGCTTTTTTGGcagttcttctttttttatatactgataaaatagaaatagatcCTGAAAGTGTGATGATGACATTATATACGGCTAAAAAATATGCAGTATCAGCTTTAGAGAAGCACTGTGTTGAATAtctaaaaagtaatttaacaaGTGATAATGCTTTCTTACTCTTAACGCAAGCTCGTTTATTCGATGAACCTCAACTGGCTGCAGTCTGTTTGAATACCATAGATAGATTTACTACTGAATCATTAAATGCAGATGGATTTACAGATATAGATATTGATACACTGAAGATTGTTTTAGAGAGAGACACTCTTCGTGTTAGAgaatctaaattatttcaagcagTCTTAAGGTATGTGAACTTGTTTTCATTATCTGCCTAGTATAcataactttatttttgtgTTGCTTCAACAGGTGGTCAGAGGCAGAATGTGTAAGACACCAACTACCACTAACTCCAGAAAATCAACGTTTCGTGTTGGGTAGTGCTTTCTCATTGATTCGTTTTCCTCTAATGTCTAAAGAAGAATTTACTGCTGGTGCAGCACAATCTGGACTTCTAAATTATGCAGAGGTTGATATCatgaatatacaatttattaaacgtttttgtaaattaactAATGAAATGACTTTTAGGTTCTCTCCTTATtctcatattttatactgaaTCCAAAACCAGTAGTTGGATTTCAGACAATGCCTCGTTGTTGTATGACTGGTAAGGAACAAACTGTCTGTAGGTTTCAACATACTAAAAGCAGATGGGGATATTATGGAACAAGTGATCGCATAAGGTGTGTATATGCTACATTTAGCAATACTTCTgtaatgttctataaaatttaatcaaatttgatcATAGATTTAGCGTTGATAGACGAATATTTCTTATTGGCTATGGAGTTTATGGTAGTACACATGGTCCTGCGATATATGAAGTATTAATAGAATTGATACATACTGCTTCTGGAAAAGTAATTGCTACAAATTCAACAAGTTTTGGCTGTGATGGTTCAACATATACTTATCGCTTAATGTTCAAAGAATTAGCAGAGATTTTACCAGATACAATTTATACAGCATCAGCAACATTTCAGGTTTGTGTTTTGATGATACGTATCTATAGTCAACTAGACATTGAATACTAATGGAGCATTGTGATCCTTGCAGGGTCCTTGTTCTCATTATGGAACTAAGGGTTTAGAAACTGTTATGGTAGATAGTGACACAGGAAATGGAAAAGTTAAGTTTGAATTTAGTATTGAGGCAGGTGATAATAATGGAACGTCTACAGAGGAAGGACAAATTCCTGAgcttatattttacatttaataactCATGTACATAATAATGACAttcctttaacacgttcacgccggcGTGACCCACCAGTGGGTCACACTTGACTGTTCCGTGGGGCAGCGtaacccaccggtgggtcacaCTTGACTATTGCGTGGGGTGGCGTGATCCACCGGTGGGTCACttgttttcagaaaattagaACTCGCAACAATGTTGCCCCGCCCCACGAAGCGTAAGGAGATAAGACAGTCCCGCCTCACGCGAAAAGACGTAGATTTTTGCcccggcgtgaacgtgttaatcagCTTCATTgtctttcaaaatttaatacattaaatcgAATTGTACAAACAGTTTTATCTGTCAGTTTCTTTgtcaattatatatacaatattattatataatattgtataatatatattttagtatatatacaatattattattattactattattaaaggaaatgttttatattaaataatccaggagtatatttaaaaatttgtcgtgATCTGCTGCAACTGtaatgaaatgaatgaaagtctttatatgtatttataatctGCGTTCAATTGACAGTTTCaagcgaatgaaatttatgtaTCTCAAAATGGGCCTTATTGGGACAAAAGACTGATTTATGTAACTGGTATAAAAGCAAAGTTGaagtaaattctttattttcttattaattgaGTATATCAATAATCGATTTTTTGCAAAAGTAGATAAAACTGaatctctttttaaatttagcaATATGTCAAAATTGGTTACAATCAGCATGTGAATTTTAACGAGTTTAGAGAAGATTTATCTATTCAGTAAACAGGTTGcacaaatataaatctataattaaaatcgatctatttttctatttcttcaaACAATATGTACACAAATGGTAactttacataaataacataatttttgtatatgtatatccaaAAACTGGTActattacagttttatttcgaaaaaatgtaCTGTTTTAAAGTTTTTGCTGTAAAATATGTGAAGCAATGTTAAATTGAAACTTGtattcagaattattaaatactacgCACAAAATAACATGCTACAATTTGATAATTGTTAAACAgtctttcattaaaataaatatgtaaattttcatataatttcagTAGAAAAATGATACATTGTAAACAGtctgtaattaaatgaatGTAATATACTGTTATCATTCTATCatgtatttaattctaaatagtATAAACGATATTGTGGAAGATTCAtgcatattttcatatttggaACACTAGTTATAACGAGTAATGCCCACTTGGACGCGGACCAATTAGACGTGTCCCGATTGGACGCGTTTCTTTCGGACGCCTGGCCGAATGGACGCGTTGCTTTTTGACGCCGGGCCAATTGGACGCGTTCCTTTTGGACGTCTGGCCGTTTAGACGCCGTCCAATTTCTATTCGAGCTAATTGGCGGCATATGCTTTAAAATCATTGATTTTGGGAGAGTGTAGATGTTGGTATTGTTCGTCGATTCAAATTCCTATAGtatgtaattaacaatatggtcgaacgtattaaatttggtagtgaatttgatatatatgtggagttttattattatgaaggTCAGTAAATCGTTTATATCGTTTGACAGGTGTAGGTTAGAATTGAGGAATATTTGCAGGGACGTTATTAAGGCACCTGAGGAATATTCATCCATGTATTGCATAAAATGggataaaaaattcaataatattgcCTACCGATGCATATTTACTAGTtagtaatatttcatttgtagtGGATAAGTGTTTGACCATGCGGCATGACACGGTGCATTGTGTTCCCATTGCAAAGTAATATGTATCTATTTACAGTAGCTGAAAAAGcatatattaagtattattagGCAATAATTAAGTTGCAGCCAAAATTAGCATGATATAACGATACTAGAATCAGGAAATTTTGAGAGAACGTACAGACTTTCCATAACACTCAGAACTGGGAATATAGTTAACTCGACTCAAAACACTTCTGTTTTTTTCACAGCTCCTGAATAATTCTGTGTAAGGATGATAATTTAGATATGTATCTTTTACCTATAAagtatatacatttttgtgaGGAGTAAATACGATATTTTgtgattgtttaaatttatctttttctttctaaaaatttgaaCGCGGTCAGATCCTGATTATTGCAAGAAAATGTGTTAACAGTGGGTAACACGTAACTTGTAATCTTGAAAACTATTACATTCTCAGACAAAcagcattaataatttaattatatgagTGACATATATGATCATGCTTTAtgcaatttgttttaaaaaagtaagtCAGCGTATAATGTCACGGCAGCTTTTAGACtgataaatgtaaatagaGTTTGAATTTACCCAATCAGATGTACTTGCTTTGTTATAGATACAtaatcctttttctttttcattttaatgaaaaagtttTAACTACTGAATTAGTTTTAATtcatgtattttaaattaccaCAACTGTTCCGgcaaatgataataataaaaataaaataataataataataaaattccaacaaataacagaaatatgaTTAAGGTATAAAAGCAGTAAATCTTGTCTCTAATATATCTTTCATTTCAAATTGCAGTTGATTATACGAGGTCTGTAAATTAAGTAATGAGACTGGCAACGTTGCGTTTGATCTGGCAACACTGGAAGCGTGGGGCTTGATGGGGCGGCAGAGGAACAATGTTATCCACCTTCAGTACGAGTTTGACCTCGCTCGAGTCATTTGGTTGTGCGTAGTGattatttttgtgaaacaGTTTTTTCTATTGTGTTCTAAAAATGAATGACATCAATTTCGAGCAACGGTGTGCTATCAAGTTTTGCTACAGACTTGGGCACAGTGCAACGGAAACTCTTCTTAAACTTCAGCAGGACTACGGAGATAGTGTTTTGTCAAGAGCCCAGGTTTTTCGGTGGTTTAAGGCATTTTCAAAAGGTAGAGAGTCGATTGAAGATGAACCACGAAGCGAAAGGCCTTCATCTTCAAGAATCGATGAAAATGTCGACAGAATCCGGGATCTTGTGCGTTCAGATCGTCGGTTGACAGTCTAGAATGATCGGGGAAGAGTTAAATTTGACTCACACCACCGTTCATCAAATTTTGACCATTGAATTGGGGATGAGAAAAATCTGCGCAAAAATGGTTCCAAAAAACTTTCGCAAGACCAGAAGAACATCAGGAAGGAAAGGTGCCTTGACTTTTtgaattcaattgaaaatgaCCCCCATTTTCTGGAATATGTCATTACTGGTAACGAGTCTTGGGTGTTTGAGTACGACCCAGAAACCAAGCGCCAGAGCATGGAGTGGCACACTTCAACCTCTCCGAGGCCAAAAAAGGCAAGGATGGCGAAGTCAAAGATCAAATGCATGctgatttgttttttttatatccaCGGAATCGTCCACAAAGAGTTTCTACCCCAAGGTCAACTGGTCAATCGACACTTTTACCGAGAGGTTCTTGGAAGACTTCGAAAAAGGGTCATTCGTGTGAGACCAAACATCAAGAACAAGTGGGTGTTGCATCACGATAATGCTCCTTGTCACACAGCAATTTCAATAAACGAGTTTTTGGCCAGTAAAAACATTCCTGTGGCTCCTCAGCCTCCTTATTCGCCTGACTTGAGTCCTTGTGACTTTTTTCTCTTCCCAAAGTTGAAAAATCACCTCAAGGGAAATCATTTTGGGACAGTCGAAAACATTCAAACGGCTGTAACCGACCAGCTGAAGGTTATTCCAGTATCGGAGTTCCAGCACTGCTATGAGGAGTGGAAAAAACGTCTCCAGCGCTGTGTGGCCTCAGAAGGAAGTTATTTTGAAGGTGACAATATAGAATTGTAAttctttttgaataaaaaattttaaaaaaatcagtCTCATTACTTAACTTACAGACCTCGTATATGTGAATACATgtgatttcttcttctttgtttcCAGTGTTTGATCAGAAATGAAGGGAGAAATTACTTGTAGAAATAAGTGTGACCACATGGTAGTACTATTCTGGAGACACCTGACTTGCAACAGCAAATCCTTTGTACAGATGCTTTCTCTATTTAATAACATGGAAACCAAAAAAAAGCAAAACcgagattaatttaaaaatagtacatttgtgatatttaattttgcatcaatggataacaatattaaataatattatatgatatcaTGTcctacatatatattattcttttgtaAACTCAccaatgtattttatacacatatatcATTTATACTGTAGTTATCAAAAGTAACACATTAAATGCTGACAAAGtgatgaataaaaatcaaaagtaAAGATATGAATAAGTGAAAATATACCTTCTATTAAACTCTGACCATTAATTTGACTACCACTTATACAAATGTCAGTATCTGcaaaacgattttaattaacactagattgcctaagcaagtcattttgactgcttttcaattagaaaaataattatgtaaataatgacacagcttcttataattttgtgactttttctacaacatataaatgcgtttattaatcattgttgctgcccccccccccccccctccttcgtttccggtatatatatatatgtgttaTACCCATATTaccgaaaagcagtcattttcccgtctttctagtgttaataaaatagtatcaaAAAACTTGAGCATCGTCTGAAAATGTAAGTGAAGGTTAAACATACCATTGGTCATATTATCCACACTTATGTGTAATTCCTGTAAAGCTTTATTTATATCACCTAAAACACATCAGTATACAATAAACATgaaccaaataaaatttactaactttgtaatacataatttaaacattaataacataGATTTGATGATCAGAAATTTACCCTGTAATGCTCCTTCCTTGTTCCAATTTCCTAAATGTACACAAGACTCATCTTCTTTACAGCTACATATTACAAAAACGTCATTATCTACAAAAAAATGATGTACATCAATTATTAGTTGTTAAACGTAGTAACAActcaaaataatacaaattttaaccctttgagttCTGAATACTCGCGGCCTATGCCGTCCATACAGACGGCACGCGGCTGGCGCTGACGATCGCCGGGGACTGAATACTTTTTCGCGCAGTATGGATCTCGTTGGCGGCGTATGACACATTATAATGTAGTATACAATCCAATTATCTTTCTTTTGTCTTTTGcacattatattaaaacatttttattttcaatatatactGTTTACTCACCTGGTAGAATTTGAATTCccagtaatttaataattataatgtgtTCGGATATtcaaaatcagaaaattaaacaaatcatAAGAAGGATTATATAATCATGGAAAGGCttcaaatatatgtattaataatatatatatataaattttgtttttcatcgTTGCTAAGTGACGAGATATGCGAGTGTTGCATAGTACACTAATTATTTTTGCCAAGCGCGTATTTGCGTCCATAGTCCATACCGATGACATCTGCAGAGCGCGTATTTGCGTTCATAGTCTATATCGATAGCTTTCGCTGGACGCATATATGCGCCCATAGcactcaaagggttaacaaaaaaagaaatgaaagatgAACAGGTATAACACAAGGTACCTTCTACTGCACTATATGTAGGTACTCCTTGATTTACTGTCGAAATGATACCCGTCGATGTTGATGAAATGTCATCTATAAAAGATTATGTACCATAATAATTgacatgttaaataataaatacaattaaagaCTGGAATAATTAGAATCATGTACCATCTTTGCCATtgattattgtattttctacTTGTACATATCGAGTACAAAAGTCTCCGTTACTCGTGTACGCGAGTAATCTGTCGTCTGAAAAAGATTGATAAAAGATGGGAATTTGTTCAAATGAAATGCAAATAGTTAACAGAATTCATCTCAGTTTGGAGATAGAGATATTTACCTGTACTAAATCTTTCAATCGAGCGAGTTTCATTATATACATCACTTTCATCGCAGTctaaaaacgaattaaaaaaattttacttgaaGCATAGGTCGAACGTAGCAATgttaaagtatagaaacgtACCACTTGACAATACGTGCTGTAATCATCAAATTCTCTTGGAATAACTTAATTTTGGCGTTCTTTTCTCTATTGGCACGAGTACGAATCCGTGTGACTTTTAAGTTTCTTAATAAACGTTTGTAATCAGTTGTTTCATCTTTGATTAGTTTTAACAAGTTAtctgtaaaacaattttaaaaaaatgttagtgcaagaaaacaaaaagaattaCACGTATTAAAAGCGCGTGAAAACTTGCCTAAAAAAATCCACAAATTCGGCCGCGTTGTTTGGAAACGTTGCGCAAgagtattattaaaagactCAACAATGTTCTTAGTCCTCACTGCAGAACCGTATACGCTAACCTTAGAAGAAATAGGAAGCCACACATTGCGCAGATATGCCATAAACAGAAGTACATTTGGAAATGTGCCAGATAAACGGTCAGCAACTAATTGAATTTGGTGTAATGCTTCTGGAAACATAACGCATGGAGCTAAAGGCATTGTCATAGCCattgatataatttctctTGGTGCTCCTTGCAACCCCAACTTCTTCCACTTCCTCAATAGAGCCTGAATAACAAAA
It encodes:
- the LOC144475139 gene encoding BTB/POZ domain-containing protein 1 isoform X1 gives rise to the protein MSSETSRNDVPNVVSRLHNLRLSQDDGDESEPNASVNHVASGDSSPETIRNTQPIGNVTLSRARRALNFVYDEDQPTTSMARSGESSFSNGDNRPPTNAANTLHLEERSESNVAFENTSTNNQTTVAYNWQGTKATMRERIVFLFNNEILSDVSFIVGRGAQKQRIPAHKLVLSSGSAVFDAMFNGTLATTSSEIEVPDVEPVAFLAVLLFLYTDKIEIDPESVMMTLYTAKKYAVSALEKHCVEYLKSNLTSDNAFLLLTQARLFDEPQLAAVCLNTIDRFTTESLNADGFTDIDIDTLKIVLERDTLRVRESKLFQAVLRWSEAECVRHQLPLTPENQRFVLGSAFSLIRFPLMSKEEFTAGAAQSGLLNYAEVLSLFSYFILNPKPVVGFQTMPRCCMTGKEQTVCRFQHTKSRWGYYGTSDRIRFSVDRRIFLIGYGVYGSTHGPAIYEVLIELIHTASGKVIATNSTSFGCDGSTYTYRLMFKELAEILPDTIYTASATFQGPCSHYGTKGLETVMVDSDTGNGKVKFEFSIEAGDNNGTSTEEGQIPELIFYI
- the LOC144475139 gene encoding BTB/POZ domain-containing protein 1 isoform X2; the encoded protein is MSSETSRNDVPNVVSRLHNLRLSQDDGDESEPNASVNHVASGDSSPETIRNTQPIGNVTLSRARRALNFVYDEDQPTTSMARSGESSFSNGDKPPTNAANTLHLEERSESNVAFENTSTNNQTTVAYNWQGTKATMRERIVFLFNNEILSDVSFIVGRGAQKQRIPAHKLVLSSGSAVFDAMFNGTLATTSSEIEVPDVEPVAFLAVLLFLYTDKIEIDPESVMMTLYTAKKYAVSALEKHCVEYLKSNLTSDNAFLLLTQARLFDEPQLAAVCLNTIDRFTTESLNADGFTDIDIDTLKIVLERDTLRVRESKLFQAVLRWSEAECVRHQLPLTPENQRFVLGSAFSLIRFPLMSKEEFTAGAAQSGLLNYAEVLSLFSYFILNPKPVVGFQTMPRCCMTGKEQTVCRFQHTKSRWGYYGTSDRIRFSVDRRIFLIGYGVYGSTHGPAIYEVLIELIHTASGKVIATNSTSFGCDGSTYTYRLMFKELAEILPDTIYTASATFQGPCSHYGTKGLETVMVDSDTGNGKVKFEFSIEAGDNNGTSTEEGQIPELIFYI